The following proteins are co-located in the Acropora palmata chromosome 11, jaAcrPala1.3, whole genome shotgun sequence genome:
- the LOC141897589 gene encoding integrator complex assembly factor BRAT1-like isoform X2, whose protein sequence is MNSEELSQATLDEKNIAHVTENLKSKISQECPTFPLPAVAVMEIARMMISKNSVMAQKLLQESKLFFECLGLIKSGDETVCRKLVDIICEMAKNSRTWKLDWSQLLGTEDSRAPKILLSLCLDLFKNGFISYSLELIAGLSCCHKSARDFPSHWLVVLCGITDLILELVLNPCCPNGEGTSNGYHIEDDSIGLVDGLLSLDKQIEHMAKLQVQNILTPWIKGKNSHIKVICQALSSTQQLMKQSSPDCSYILAWVKYCLKIVENTADPSKVVSWELGGNQKVLKTCLELFSTFSEVESSKELLGSTDTASINELFDELIAALLRLIQNSDISATVISLSLKTLDKVLDSAKDEFITELFSRKDETLSKRARFESPEPEVELVSAVDVKRVNCDKLAFLLFRRLRDSRWEVRDSTLEFVESLLRLNNSAVYDFLCFHNVPTIVWDAIDDFNSYVRASAIHVIGLLACQSQLWSFLLNTGRVTEESILEKLVSVVEKDDEAFPRRNAVECFTLWILTRHPMTKRILRAHDFSLQDHDNTPMTIISNDGNFTEGNQGFSDVRNVGELNQSLENSKVYEFVQRLCCICQDFDWEVKLRGLEFWNAIIGYLSKSEENERVKSTATESCLEESSDCDSDRHRQLGGMAEKFDGLCQSLFDIGALGVLIAALDDCDHLVCEKALEILDNLQFMAFPEKGSMAKSIKTLRDFQDRLGETFSSSKCVEVLRMTDFQALTQSIEAADSTVRADPVSLIEDILTAASQRDENLLDCY, encoded by the exons ATGAACTCTGAAGAACTGTCGCAGGCAACTTTGGATGAAAAGAACATCGCACACGTGACAGAAAATTTGAAGTCAAAGATTTCTCAGGAATGTCCAACTTTCCCATTGCCAGCTGTAGCAGTGATGGAAATTGCACGTATGATGATTTCTAAGAATTCTGTAATGGCACAAAAGCTTCTTCAAGaaagtaaacttttttttgagTGCCTGGGTTTGATCAAAAGTGGAGATGAAACAGTGTGTCGGAAACTTGTTGACATCATTTGTGAAATGGCCAAGAACTCAAG aaccTGGAAATTGGACTGGAGCCAGTTACTTGGCACTGAGGATTCAAGGGCTCCAAAAATTCTTCTAAGTTTATGTTTGGATCTTTTTAAGAATGGATTTATTTCCTACAGTCTTGAGTTAATAGCAGGTCTGTCCTGTTGCCACAAAAGTGCAAG GGACTTTCCCTCTCACTGGCTTGTTGTACTGTGTGGCATCACGGATTTGATATTGGAGCTTGTGTTAAACCCATGTTGTCCCAATGGTGAAGGTACCTCCAATGGCTACCACATTGAAGATGATAGTATTGGACTTGTTGATGGTTTGCTTTCCCTTGATAAACAGATAGAACACATGGCAAAG ctACAAGTTCAGAATATCTTGACTCCATGGATAAAGGGGAAGAATTCACATATTAAAGTTATTTGTCAAGCGCTGTCTTCAACCCAACAGCTTATGAAACAG TCCTCGCCGGATTGCTCTTACATATTGGCTTGGGTAAAGTATTGCCTTAAAATCGTTGAAAACACTGCTGATCCGTCCAAGGTGGTTTCATGGGAACTTGGAGGGAACCAAAAAGTCCTTAAAACTTGTTTGGAATTGTTCAGCACCTTTTCTGAAGTTGAAAGCTCAAAAG AACTTCTTGGCTCAACAGATACAGCCTCGATTAATGAACTCTTCGATGAACTGATTGCGGCATTACTTCGGCTTATTCAAAATTCTGACATAAGTGCCACT GtgatttctctttctttgaaaactttgGATAAAGTTCTTGACTCTGCAAAAGACGAATTTATCACCGAATTGTTCAGCAGAAAAGACGAGACCTTGTCAAAACGAGCGCGCTTTGAAAGCCCTGAGCCAGAGGTAGAACTTGTGTCAGCGGTGGATGTCAAGAGAGTAAACTGCGATAAACTAGCTTTCTTGTTGTTTCGGAGATTGCGAGACTCAAGATGGGAAGTACGAGACTCGACTTTGGAGTTTGTCGAATCTCTCTTACGCCTTAACAACA gcgCCGTTTATGATTTCCTATGTTTTCACAATGTTCCCACCATTGTATGGGACGCCATTGATGACTTCAACAGCTATGTCCGTGCCTCTGCTATTCACGTGATTGGTTTGCTTGCATGCCAGTCGCAGCTTTGGTCATTTCTACTCAATACTGGTCGCGTTACTGAG GAAAGCATTTTGGAGAAGCTTGTGTCTGTTGTGGAGAAAGACGACGAGGCGTTCCCACGGCGTAACGCAGTGGAATGCTTTACTCTTTGGATACTAACACGGCATCCTATGACAAAGAGAATTCTTCGTGCTCATGATTTTAGTCTTCAAGATCATGACAATACTCCGATGACAATAATATCAAACGATGGAAATTTTACCGAAGGAAATCAGGGTTTTTCTGACGTTCGAAACGTTGGCGAGTTAAATCAGTCGCTGGAAAATTCGAAAGTATATGAATTTGTTCAAAGGCTATGCTGTATTTGCCAGGATTTTGACTGGGAGGTTAAGCTTCGGGGCCTTGAATTCTGGAACGCGATTATTGGTTACCTTTCGAAATCTGAGGAGAATGAAAGGGTAAAATCGACTGCGACCGAATCCTGCCTCGAAGAAAGTTCAGATTGTGATAGTGATCGTCATCGTCAACTCGGCGGTATGGCGGAAAAATTCGATGGACTTTGTCAGTCGCTTTTTGACATTGGAGCCTTGGGCGTTTTGATTGCCGCGTTAGATGATTGTGATCACCTGGTTTGCGAGAAGGCTCTCGAAATATTAGATAATTTACAATTTATGGCATTTCCTGAAAAGGGCAGCATGGCAAAGAGTATCAAGACGTTAAGGGATTTCCAAGACAGACTGGGCGAAACTTTTAGCTCGAGCAAGTGCGTAGAGGTTTTGCGCATGACTGATTTTCAGGCCTTGACCCAGTCGATTGAGGCCGCGGACAGTACAGTCAGAGCCGACCCAGTTTCCCTGATTGAGGATATTCTTACGGCTGCGTCACAACGAGACGAGAATCTCTTGGACTGTTATTGA
- the LOC141897589 gene encoding integrator complex assembly factor BRAT1-like isoform X1 codes for MSNFEEPKSWVEVLPTLFNLLVENSDRIIDDTILERVLEWLKTVCHDKHQRQKLLQCGTIEFLTSEKVFFNFESSAFFLRLFGLLASEEDVFNIFLSVKDGEFLTRFLDWPKNVENLWVEGIVRNGYFEALISLTEHRGGMEWLNSKDHVNGALDYITDQSMFVASSARSFIATYLIQQSNLLSSMNSEELSQATLDEKNIAHVTENLKSKISQECPTFPLPAVAVMEIARMMISKNSVMAQKLLQESKLFFECLGLIKSGDETVCRKLVDIICEMAKNSRTWKLDWSQLLGTEDSRAPKILLSLCLDLFKNGFISYSLELIAGLSCCHKSARDFPSHWLVVLCGITDLILELVLNPCCPNGEGTSNGYHIEDDSIGLVDGLLSLDKQIEHMAKLQVQNILTPWIKGKNSHIKVICQALSSTQQLMKQSSPDCSYILAWVKYCLKIVENTADPSKVVSWELGGNQKVLKTCLELFSTFSEVESSKELLGSTDTASINELFDELIAALLRLIQNSDISATVISLSLKTLDKVLDSAKDEFITELFSRKDETLSKRARFESPEPEVELVSAVDVKRVNCDKLAFLLFRRLRDSRWEVRDSTLEFVESLLRLNNSAVYDFLCFHNVPTIVWDAIDDFNSYVRASAIHVIGLLACQSQLWSFLLNTGRVTEESILEKLVSVVEKDDEAFPRRNAVECFTLWILTRHPMTKRILRAHDFSLQDHDNTPMTIISNDGNFTEGNQGFSDVRNVGELNQSLENSKVYEFVQRLCCICQDFDWEVKLRGLEFWNAIIGYLSKSEENERVKSTATESCLEESSDCDSDRHRQLGGMAEKFDGLCQSLFDIGALGVLIAALDDCDHLVCEKALEILDNLQFMAFPEKGSMAKSIKTLRDFQDRLGETFSSSKCVEVLRMTDFQALTQSIEAADSTVRADPVSLIEDILTAASQRDENLLDCY; via the exons ATGAGTAACTTCGAGGAACCCAAATCTTGGGTAGAGGTCCTTCCTACCCTTTTCAATCTACTCGTGGAAAATTCGGACAGAATCATCGACGACACGATATTGGAGAGAGTTCTCGAGTGGTTGAAGACTGTTTGTCACGATAAACATCAGCGACAGAAACTCTTGCAATGTGGGACCATAGAATTCTTGACCAGTGAAAAAGTCTTCTTCAATTTTGAGTCGTCCGCCTTTTTCCTAAGGCTATTTGGCCTCCTTGCCTCGGAAGAAGACgtattcaatatttttctgAGTGTTAAGGATGGCGAGTTTCTGACGAGATTTCTTGACTGGccaaaaaatgttgaaaacctTTGGGTCGAGGGAATTGTGCGGAATGGCTATTTTGAAGCCTTGATTTCACTAACAGAGCACAGAGGCGGCATGGAATGGCTTAATAGTAAAG ATCATGTTAATGGTGCTCTGGATTACATCACTGATCAGAGCATGTTTGTTGCCTCATCAGCTAGAAGTTTTATTGCAACATATCTTATCCAACAGAGTAACTTATTATCATCCATGAACTCTGAAGAACTGTCGCAGGCAACTTTGGATGAAAAGAACATCGCACACGTGACAGAAAATTTGAAGTCAAAGATTTCTCAGGAATGTCCAACTTTCCCATTGCCAGCTGTAGCAGTGATGGAAATTGCACGTATGATGATTTCTAAGAATTCTGTAATGGCACAAAAGCTTCTTCAAGaaagtaaacttttttttgagTGCCTGGGTTTGATCAAAAGTGGAGATGAAACAGTGTGTCGGAAACTTGTTGACATCATTTGTGAAATGGCCAAGAACTCAAG aaccTGGAAATTGGACTGGAGCCAGTTACTTGGCACTGAGGATTCAAGGGCTCCAAAAATTCTTCTAAGTTTATGTTTGGATCTTTTTAAGAATGGATTTATTTCCTACAGTCTTGAGTTAATAGCAGGTCTGTCCTGTTGCCACAAAAGTGCAAG GGACTTTCCCTCTCACTGGCTTGTTGTACTGTGTGGCATCACGGATTTGATATTGGAGCTTGTGTTAAACCCATGTTGTCCCAATGGTGAAGGTACCTCCAATGGCTACCACATTGAAGATGATAGTATTGGACTTGTTGATGGTTTGCTTTCCCTTGATAAACAGATAGAACACATGGCAAAG ctACAAGTTCAGAATATCTTGACTCCATGGATAAAGGGGAAGAATTCACATATTAAAGTTATTTGTCAAGCGCTGTCTTCAACCCAACAGCTTATGAAACAG TCCTCGCCGGATTGCTCTTACATATTGGCTTGGGTAAAGTATTGCCTTAAAATCGTTGAAAACACTGCTGATCCGTCCAAGGTGGTTTCATGGGAACTTGGAGGGAACCAAAAAGTCCTTAAAACTTGTTTGGAATTGTTCAGCACCTTTTCTGAAGTTGAAAGCTCAAAAG AACTTCTTGGCTCAACAGATACAGCCTCGATTAATGAACTCTTCGATGAACTGATTGCGGCATTACTTCGGCTTATTCAAAATTCTGACATAAGTGCCACT GtgatttctctttctttgaaaactttgGATAAAGTTCTTGACTCTGCAAAAGACGAATTTATCACCGAATTGTTCAGCAGAAAAGACGAGACCTTGTCAAAACGAGCGCGCTTTGAAAGCCCTGAGCCAGAGGTAGAACTTGTGTCAGCGGTGGATGTCAAGAGAGTAAACTGCGATAAACTAGCTTTCTTGTTGTTTCGGAGATTGCGAGACTCAAGATGGGAAGTACGAGACTCGACTTTGGAGTTTGTCGAATCTCTCTTACGCCTTAACAACA gcgCCGTTTATGATTTCCTATGTTTTCACAATGTTCCCACCATTGTATGGGACGCCATTGATGACTTCAACAGCTATGTCCGTGCCTCTGCTATTCACGTGATTGGTTTGCTTGCATGCCAGTCGCAGCTTTGGTCATTTCTACTCAATACTGGTCGCGTTACTGAG GAAAGCATTTTGGAGAAGCTTGTGTCTGTTGTGGAGAAAGACGACGAGGCGTTCCCACGGCGTAACGCAGTGGAATGCTTTACTCTTTGGATACTAACACGGCATCCTATGACAAAGAGAATTCTTCGTGCTCATGATTTTAGTCTTCAAGATCATGACAATACTCCGATGACAATAATATCAAACGATGGAAATTTTACCGAAGGAAATCAGGGTTTTTCTGACGTTCGAAACGTTGGCGAGTTAAATCAGTCGCTGGAAAATTCGAAAGTATATGAATTTGTTCAAAGGCTATGCTGTATTTGCCAGGATTTTGACTGGGAGGTTAAGCTTCGGGGCCTTGAATTCTGGAACGCGATTATTGGTTACCTTTCGAAATCTGAGGAGAATGAAAGGGTAAAATCGACTGCGACCGAATCCTGCCTCGAAGAAAGTTCAGATTGTGATAGTGATCGTCATCGTCAACTCGGCGGTATGGCGGAAAAATTCGATGGACTTTGTCAGTCGCTTTTTGACATTGGAGCCTTGGGCGTTTTGATTGCCGCGTTAGATGATTGTGATCACCTGGTTTGCGAGAAGGCTCTCGAAATATTAGATAATTTACAATTTATGGCATTTCCTGAAAAGGGCAGCATGGCAAAGAGTATCAAGACGTTAAGGGATTTCCAAGACAGACTGGGCGAAACTTTTAGCTCGAGCAAGTGCGTAGAGGTTTTGCGCATGACTGATTTTCAGGCCTTGACCCAGTCGATTGAGGCCGCGGACAGTACAGTCAGAGCCGACCCAGTTTCCCTGATTGAGGATATTCTTACGGCTGCGTCACAACGAGACGAGAATCTCTTGGACTGTTATTGA